CGTCGCCCCCCCCGCGTGGTGACGCGGCGGTTACGGCCGTGCATCCGCCGGCGCACCCGCGTCGCACTTCTTACACACCAGCGCCTGCCCCAACTTCGACGCCCGGCCCTGCTCGGTCAGCACCCACTCGCGCGCCACCATCGGCGGGTCGTGCCGCACATGCTGGTTGTGCCCGCACGCCAGCTGCGCGACCCAGTGGCCTTCGTCGTCCTGGTGGTAGCCGGTGATGGGTTGGTGCATGGTTATTGCTGCGTCTCGGTCAGCACCCAGTGGAGTCCGTCGATGTGTTCAATTGTGAAACCGGCATCGACCAATTCGAAACTGATCTCATCGAGGTCTTCAAGACCGCCAGAGCTAAAGGTGGTGTAGCCGGGGACATCCCATTCGATGGAACGCCATTTGTAGGGCGTGTCGATCTCGTATTGGTTGGGATCGGTCTCAACAGCGCCGGAGGAGCCGGGGTCTAAACGGGTCGTGATGTAACACAGCTGGCGATGCATACGGAACGGTTCTCTGGCAAAGATGTCTACCCCCGACGCACTGATTAACACAACCCCGACGATCCGCTCGCCCTCGGGGAGTGAAGCGCTTCCGCGAGCAAGGAGTTCTTCTGATGTAGACCCGTCTATATCCACATAGATCTGGCGCAGTTCACACCAGTACCCTTCCGATCCCGCCATGTGTCCGCCCGTCGGGGTGAAGTAGAGAATCAGCGGGTCGCCCAAGTC
The sequence above is a segment of the Phycisphaeraceae bacterium D3-23 genome. Coding sequences within it:
- a CDS encoding DUF3565 domain-containing protein — encoded protein: MHQPITGYHQDDEGHWVAQLACGHNQHVRHDPPMVAREWVLTEQGRASKLGQALVCKKCDAGAPADARP